A single window of Ctenopharyngodon idella isolate HZGC_01 chromosome 24, HZGC01, whole genome shotgun sequence DNA harbors:
- the trim44 gene encoding LOW QUALITY PROTEIN: tripartite motif-containing protein 44 (The sequence of the model RefSeq protein was modified relative to this genomic sequence to represent the inferred CDS: deleted 1 base in 1 codon), with protein MDASGGCWDSCLNEEDLPQMDGTCDACEPDEPQPAAWVCALCRFAFCSSHADKHSQSTGHQLQPYHAPEPQPENERLPSENAAEGATGQDEHQVQTGAGKRETVTVERLKCKEHDQEGSLYCKHDQRIICVVCAVQGEHREHEIITLREAYLWQKSKEGIDLLERTHEISEKIKAKWISPDMSVDELEEYVNQQFDELHRLVRLEEWRVLHLVDLKEAFLTAQAAEKISEISVHTEKLQEEMDSITQQLSDLDQMEQDGVAPMSLAPLLALRPAPPPEQVQPIPMIPDLRLRAANQRREEDPSVDEERGDAYIGHTP; from the exons ATGGATGCATCAGGAGGATGCTGGGACAGCTGCCTGAATGAGGAGGACTTGCCGCAGATGGACGGCACATGCGATGCGTGTGAACCGGACGAGCCTCAGCCGGCTGCTTGGGTCTGCGCACTG TGTCGCTTCGCCTTCTGCAGCAGCCATGCAGACAAACATTCACAAAGCACTGGTCACCAACTCCAGCCATACCACGCGCCCGAGCCTCAGCCGGAGAACGAGCGCCTGCCGTCCGAAAACGCAGCAGAGGGAGCCACCGGACAGGATGAGCATCAAGTCCAGACTGGAGCAGGGAAAAGAGAGACTGTGACAGTGGAGAGGCTGAAATGTAAGGAGCACGATCAGGAGGGATCGCTCTACTGTAAACACGACCAGCGGATCATCTGTGTGGTGTGCGCTGTGCAGGGAGAGCACCGAGAACACGAGATCATCACTCTCAGAGAGGCCTACCTGTGGCAGAAG agcAAAGAAGGCATCGATCTGCTGGAGCGCACACATGAAATATCAGAAAAGATCAAGGCCAAATGGATCAGCCCAGAT ATGAGTGTGGATGAGCTGGAGGAGTATGTGAACCAGCAGTTCGACGAGCTGCACCGGCTGGTTCGGCTGGAGGAGTGGCGCGTCCTGCACCTGGTGGATCTGAAGGAGGCCTTCCTCACTGCCCAGGCCGCCGAGAAGATTTCTGAGATTAGTGTCCACACGGAAAAACTTCAGGAGGAAATGGATTCCATCACACAGCAGCTGAGCGACCTGGATCAGATGGAGCAGGATGGAGTCGCCCCCATGTCCCTCGCCCCGCTGTTGGCCCTCAGACCAGCACCTCCACCTGAACAAGTGCAGCCCATACCAATG attccTGATTTGAGACTAAG AGCAGCCAATCAAAGGAGGGAGGAAGATCCTTCAGTAGATGAAGAGAGAGGAGATGCATATATTGGACATACACCCTGA
- the ldlrad3 gene encoding low-density lipoprotein receptor class A domain-containing protein 3 isoform X3, which translates to MMWVWYFLLGSGTGSGSVDCQLSPGNNFTTECNIPGNFMCGDGECIPGDRQCDNSPDCSDKSDEKGCLKSKCGPTFFACANGVHCIIGRFQCNGFRDCPDGSDEDNCTANPLVCSSARFHCHNGRCVDRSFLCNGEDNCQDNSDEENCLTTADPIH; encoded by the exons ATGATGTGGGTTTGGTACTTTCTGCTCGGTTCGGGAACGGGCTCAGGATCAGTCG ATTGCCAGCTTTCTCCTGGAAATAACTTTACGACAGAGTGCAACATTCCTGGAAACTTTATGTGTGGGGATGGCGAATGTATTCCTGGAGATAGGCAGTGTGACAACTCTCCGGACTGCTCTGACAAGAGTGACGAGAAGGGTTGCC tGAAGTCAAAGTGTGGACCCACATTCTTTGCTTGTGCAAACGGGGTCCACTGCATTATTGGCCGCTTCCAGTGTAATGGCTTCAGGGACTGCCCTGATGGCAGCGATGAAGACAACTGCA CTGCTAACCCTCTGGTGTGTTCATCCGCACGCTTCCACTGTCATAATGGACGGTGTGTAGATCGCAGTTTTCTCTGCAATGGAGAGGATAACTGTCAAGATAACAGTGATGAAGAGAACTGCCTTACAACAGCAG atccaatacactga